The Arachis duranensis cultivar V14167 chromosome 9, aradu.V14167.gnm2.J7QH, whole genome shotgun sequence genomic sequence CCCGTACCAGAGACCTCTTGTACATTCCTATCTaaatacaaaacataaatatataaaaaaaagttatatttcTATCTCTATTATCTTAACCCTAAAACCAAACATATCTTATACTGTATCAAATCTAAGATCACACCTGAAAAAACTAAGTGACAAAATCTAGTGGCAATGGCATAAGGCATATAGTGGGGGCAGGAAAGGAGGTAAATTTGTGACAGTTCTGACACTGGCATTCTCTACTTACTACTAACTACTCAACCCAAACAGAATTAGTTTATGATTAAGGGTGTGTTTGGGGTTCACGTTGGAGAACAAAAAAGCTCGTTTGAACGTCTTGAACGCCACATTAGtatgtttggcaaatttttggAACCCCTAACTCAGAATTGCTTTTACCTGTGAACGTACGTTCACGAGAAGCTAAAAATTCAAGCTTCTGCGTTCACGTTAAGAAAATTAATGACCGTTGGAAGAGTTAGATAACAAATTTATTTCATATCTACCAACTGTaccctttctttcttctataAAAATGATACTCATAACCACATAATTTCACACAATAGTAGTTCTCTCTATGTTCTTTgttaaagaaattttttttttatcaaactcCTTTTCAGATTTGTTTCCATCACTGCCAAagtaaagattttaattttctttttaatattttttagttctttctttcatattttaatttttatattttttattgtattttttatttatatgataaatatttttcatattatttttttagtgttctaatgttatttttttaattttctattgttatatttttatttttttatttatatgacaaCTATTgttgatataaattttatttttattaatttttattatgttttgtttatataattattttttctatcctttattgtactatatttatgttatgtataaaatattttatttttttatttgattatattcatataaattttaattcaaaatatattaaattaaagagtactcacagaactaaaataaattataaatttttttttgtttaacattataaaatgtatagtactctcttttatatttttatttcttattattttttagtttatatgaattttttttatcctttaCTGTTCTTTATGTTTAATATGTAAGGtgtcttttttatttgtatttgactttgttcttttttattttttacttatttttatcattgaccttttttatattatttttcagtGTTATAATCTCTTATCTATCAGatatgttattaatttttttatgatatttttttatttcttgttcacatgaattttatttttcttttttttaatgccCTGTATCTATATTGTTGGttttatatgatatatattgttcatatgaattttatgtttttctcttttattatatttcttttattcatatgatatatattgttggttttataaaatttttatagttttttatttacatgaattctggttttatattttattatactttatttttgttttggctgaatttttttattttttattcgactaggtaaaatttataattataatttttatatattatattttattgtaacttttttataatatagattAATTGATCCCATCAAAAAagacaaactaaataaaaaatattcataagtattaataaaattatgaatattggatGTCAAAAAAGTcttataagaataaaattattgagAGTATGGTAGAAAAAGGTAACATGAATTTGTCCATAAATTTttccaaacaacatttattttactataatcaattttgatataaaaattgccaaacataaatcacgttaacacaaacttacttttcatcaaaaacaAGTTTGCAAAATCACTTTTATACAAACTCTCGTTTGCAAACTGAAATCTAAACACACACTAAATATACAATTATTCTCTCATTATATGATTAGAAGACAAAGACTaccttaatttaaaaaaaaaaatcaagagagagtgagagagacaCAGACACCATTTACTGACAAAACCATCCTGTGGTTAAGTGGAAaaggacttttttttttaatgtgtttgacTCCTCTTTTTACTCACAAGTCACAATCTCTTCCTCCATCTTCATCCAAACAATTGTTTTTCCCCACTATTCTTTTTAAGATAAGTTttcttaacatttttaataTGATATTAACCTTTTTATTACTACTCCAAAATtgatctctaataatttatatagtaatctaacatttaataataatttatctaaATTCAATGTACATCCAAATAATATTGTGTGTTAGAGAAAGTTAagctaataaaattttaataagctAATTTCTCAGTCTAACTAATCAAGTGGATCCAATATTATTTCAGTCTAACTTCACCCTTATTTTTAATCTCTCTGTGCTTCTGATGCTTTTAAACCCGGATCTTTATTAGTATTTATTGATtagaaacttaaaaaataattttctatttttatatcattttaatttttaacttacaccttttcttttctcccctTCATTCATTTAGTATCTAGATATTACTCTTTTAATTCTAAAGCTTAAATTGTCgctttttacataaaaaaatgataaaatctaacttaaataagaattaatcataaaaaagattcacaattttttcaaagtttgaaattagaaatttaaaaaaaatgaaaataagttcttaaaatattttgcGTGAGATATTTTTAtcctcaaaaaaatttattacttaaaagtttttaaactttataaaagTAATACATCTAATTCATTCTATTATATATTCTAAGATctatttgtttaaataaaaataataaatttgactaaaatgaaaacttatatatattatttttgaaaaatttaaaaaattcaatataataaaattttttagagacAAAAACGTCTCACACAAAATTGTTTAAGAACTTATTTGAGTATatacttaaaaatattattaaatgagTTAATGATAAAAActaattcttaaaataaaaaatatatttatagttattttcaaattaaaataatgaaacttattatataaaatacagATTTAAcgatttttaaattatcacttTCTTATCATataaatctttgaaaaaaaaattttcattggatggtttagtaGTAGGCAAGTGATCAAGTGCAAAAAATCTGCAAATTGCCAAACACTAGAAGCCTGTCTTTATGtcattctttctctttctcgaGCCCCtaccttcttttctttctctctctctctctcaactcACACACTTgcacttcttcttccttttattaatcatatttgcTGTTAATGCTACTCTTTTCAAGGATTACATTATTTCATTAATAAGCTAAGTCACTAATATCTAATAAACTCTCATTTTACTatgtttctttgtttattttccttttgctttTCTTGTTGTTCCTTGTAGCTCCATGCTATTGTTGTTAATGTTAACaagtaagaagaagaagtgaaatAGCTGCTGAAAAAACTGGAGAGATAGATAGATGAAAAGGGTTGTAAGTTGTAACTATctgcattatttttttttcttttttaattgtttggCATGAACAAAAAGAGGAATGTAATGGTTTTGTTGTCACACGTTAAACTaggcaaaagaaaagaaaaaagcacttttttttcttctttgaacttgctccttttctttctccttctccttcttcatatCTGGGAAAGCTCTCTCCTTTTATCTGTCAGAGAAAACAACACCACATTCCATAAAGCAAAAACCTTTCTCCCTCCATCTTCCAAAAGTAGTGTTCTAAGAAAACACTTCAAACACCCCCATCTTCTTTCTTTAcattaagagagagagagagagaatggggTGTGTAGCATCAAAactagaggaagaagaagaagtggtgtCCATgtgtagagagagaaagaagcaGTTAAAGTTAGCAGTGGATAAAAGATATGAACTTGCTGAGGCACATTGCAAGTACTTTCATTCTCTCTATGCTGTTGCTGCTTCCATTAAACTCTTTGTTGCACgccattcttctccttcttcacctTTCCTCATAACTTtccctccttcttctccttctcctcctactcctcctcctccttctcagAATGTGATAACCAACCCCATGTTCCTTCAACAGACTCCATCAGAGACAAAGCATGTTGAAGCCATTGCTGCTTCACCACCTTGTGGCCCATGCAATACTTCTTCTTGTTCTGAGGAAGAGAGGGAGGAcaaggttgaagaagaagaagaagctcaatgTAAGAGAGAACAAGTGCAAGATGAacaacagcagcagcaacaagaacaagaacaagaacagcAGCCATGTGAGTACTACTACATGCACATGCCTATGCCTATGTCTATGCCTATGGCAGCTTCAATGCCATCACcacagagggattttgggtggGATTTCTTCAACCCTTTTGATGTTATGAGAACCAATGAGGTTATCAGTGGATACCGGGGGAACTCAGATGATGATTTGAGGGTGGTGAGGGAGGAGGAAGGGATTCCAGAGTTAGAAGAAGAAGTactagaaagagaagaagaggaggtTGTTGATGTGAACAAGGTGGTGGTGAATGTttttgaagagaagaagaataagaaaaagaagaagaggaatagTGCACGTGAGGAGCACGTGGTGAGTGAGAGTGTGAAGGGTGTGGATGAAGGTGAGCAGAGAGGGCTTGCTGTTCTTGAGACAGAAGGTGAAGGGAGAGAACTTCTTGAGGCTTTGAAGGACATTGAAGATCATTTTGTGAGGGCTTATGATTCTGGAAAGGATCTAACAAAGATGCTTGAGGCCAATAGGATTCCACTTCATTCTAGTTTGGATGAAATAAAAGGTGCCTCCTTCTCTTCACTGTGTCTTCTTTCTGTTATCTCAGAAAATTTTATGTGATTTGTTTATAGGAATATTTACAAAATACTGGGGTATGATTTGTGCACTTTAGTTGCTTATTTCATCTCTATGATTCTTGAAAATGATACATTGATGCACTTTTTATGATCCTCTTTCACTTGCACTTCACTATTATTTATGCCTTGAGAAAGTTTAAACAACATGTGATGTTAATGCAGAAAGTTCAACCAAACTTATTCAGGCAATAACATGGAAGTCCATGTCATCTAGGCCATCTTCATGCAAGAGTCTTGTGGTTTCGGATAAGAAAAATTCATCAACTTGGGTGGAATATAAGAATGATCTCTTTGATGATTATGGTGGAATGGATTCAGGAAGTCATTTATTAACCTTAGGAAGGTTATATGAATGGGAAAAGAAGTTGTTTGAGGAGGTTAAGGTATGGTACTACTTCTGCTTGAAGTTATACTTTCTGTTTTACAATGATGATATCGCTTATAGTTGAATCATCTGCATTATTTATCATGTTCTGCTTCCTCAGAAGCATACTTAGAAAGGTGATGAATACATATCCACAATAATTACTAGTTGGAATATTATAGCTTGTGTTAATATTTTGTGATCGATACTTTGGAATATGTAATAGATTTTACAATCCTGCTTCCTGGCCTTGTTTTCCTCTTTGTCCCATCTTGCATTCGAGTTGACACCGAGAAATTTTCCTTAGGCTGGAGATAGCATCaggaaaaattatgagaaaaaatgTGCACAGTTGAGAAACAAAAATGTTAAGGGAGATGATGAAACTAGTATGGACAAAACGAAAGCTGCTGCGAAAGATCTATATGCTGGTATCTTGGTTGCAATACGTCGTGCAGAATCGATCTCAAAAAGAATTCAGAAAATGAGAGATGAAGAGTTACAGCCTCAAATTGTTGAACTATTGAAAGGGTGAGATAATATATACTACTGGAAACTAGGCTAAATGGACTCAACAATTTTGAGACTGGTTGGTTTCTTATTTTCCGTTTTCCTAATGCAATGTATGCAGTTTGACACAATCGTGGAAAGTTATGTTGGAATCCCATGAAACTCAGAAGATGATTCTTTCTGAAGTGAAGTCTTTCACATGTCCCACATTCGGGAAATTCTGCAATCAATCTCACCGGTTGGCGACTCTTCAGCTCGAAACACAGCTTCAAAACTGGCGAATGTGTTTTAGAGAGTACACTGCTGCTCAAAAGGCATATGTTGAAGCTCTTCACAGTTGGCTGAGCAAGTTTATAGTCCCAGAAGTCGAATTCTACTCGAGAAGCAAAGATGTACCCATGCCATATCATCAAGCCAATGGGCCACCACTACTTGTGATATGCAGCAATTGGTTAAATTCCCTGCAAAAGTTACCCGACAAAATGGTATCGCTTGCATTGAAAAGCGTGGCGAAGGATGTGAGAGCTCTTTGGCATCAGCAGGGTGAAGAGTTGCAGCAGAAAAGGAAAGTAGATAGCTTAGCAAAAGACTTGGAAAGAAGGTCGTTAAGTTTGCATAAAGATTCAAAGATGAAGTTGCTTGAGTTGCAAGTAATGGACCCAAAACCAGAGGCGGGAAGTAATCATGATCAAGATCAAGAAGAAAGCTTGATGGAGAAGAATGATGATCAGTTGGAGACACTGAGAAGAAAACTGGAGGTAGAGAAAGAGAAGCATCAAAGTTGCATGCAAGAAACACAAAGGATAACACTACGTGGATTGCAATCTGGATTCTCTTTGGTGTTTGAATCCCTAACCGAGTTCTCCAAAGCATCACAGAGAATGTACAATGAGCTTGTTGCTTGCAGTGAAAATGGTGGCAAGGTTGGGAACATTGGGTA encodes the following:
- the LOC107467175 gene encoding protein ALTERED PHOSPHATE STARVATION RESPONSE 1-like; protein product: MGCVASKLEEEEEVVSMCRERKKQLKLAVDKRYELAEAHCKYFHSLYAVAASIKLFVARHSSPSSPFLITFPPSSPSPPTPPPPSQNVITNPMFLQQTPSETKHVEAIAASPPCGPCNTSSCSEEEREDKVEEEEEAQCKREQVQDEQQQQQQEQEQEQQPCEYYYMHMPMPMSMPMAASMPSPQRDFGWDFFNPFDVMRTNEVISGYRGNSDDDLRVVREEEGIPELEEEVLEREEEEVVDVNKVVVNVFEEKKNKKKKKRNSAREEHVVSESVKGVDEGEQRGLAVLETEGEGRELLEALKDIEDHFVRAYDSGKDLTKMLEANRIPLHSSLDEIKESSTKLIQAITWKSMSSRPSSCKSLVVSDKKNSSTWVEYKNDLFDDYGGMDSGSHLLTLGRLYEWEKKLFEEVKAGDSIRKNYEKKCAQLRNKNVKGDDETSMDKTKAAAKDLYAGILVAIRRAESISKRIQKMRDEELQPQIVELLKGLTQSWKVMLESHETQKMILSEVKSFTCPTFGKFCNQSHRLATLQLETQLQNWRMCFREYTAAQKAYVEALHSWLSKFIVPEVEFYSRSKDVPMPYHQANGPPLLVICSNWLNSLQKLPDKMVSLALKSVAKDVRALWHQQGEELQQKRKVDSLAKDLERRSLSLHKDSKMKLLELQVMDPKPEAGSNHDQDQEESLMEKNDDQLETLRRKLEVEKEKHQSCMQETQRITLRGLQSGFSLVFESLTEFSKASQRMYNELVACSENGGKVGNIGYIEGDGCNAENCNKNGQ